A single window of Cytobacillus dafuensis DNA harbors:
- the glsA gene encoding glutaminase A, whose amino-acid sequence MTCQSNKDLQNIIDEVRPLTEAGVVADYIPALAKATKNDLAVAIYEANNNCLYAGSYLKNFTLQSILKVLVLALALQDRGVEYVFERVGMEPTGDPFNSISKLETSIPSKPLNPMINAGALAVTNMIRGESDAEKWNRIISFVKCLSNKKNLSYDAEVATSELKTAWLNRSLCYFMKQHNVIDGDIEDLMMVYTKQCAIEMNCFELARIGAVFALNGLDPETGERLIPIHIARICKTFMVTCGMYNASGEFAIKVGIPAKSGVAGGILAVVPEKFGIGIFGPSLDKKGNSIAGIKLLEILAQQYDFSIF is encoded by the coding sequence TTGACTTGCCAATCAAATAAAGATTTACAAAATATTATTGATGAGGTACGTCCTTTAACTGAGGCAGGAGTGGTTGCCGATTATATCCCCGCATTAGCAAAAGCAACTAAAAATGATTTAGCAGTAGCGATTTACGAAGCCAATAATAATTGCTTATACGCAGGAAGCTATCTGAAAAATTTTACATTGCAAAGTATTTTAAAGGTGTTAGTTCTTGCCTTGGCCCTTCAAGATAGAGGGGTTGAGTATGTATTTGAAAGGGTCGGGATGGAGCCGACTGGAGATCCCTTTAATTCGATTTCCAAGCTTGAAACCTCGATACCTTCAAAACCGCTTAATCCGATGATAAATGCTGGAGCACTTGCAGTTACAAATATGATAAGAGGGGAAAGCGATGCAGAAAAATGGAATCGAATCATTAGTTTTGTCAAATGTTTATCTAATAAAAAGAACCTTTCTTATGACGCTGAGGTTGCAACATCAGAGCTAAAGACAGCTTGGCTTAATCGATCACTTTGCTATTTTATGAAACAGCATAATGTGATTGATGGAGACATTGAGGATTTAATGATGGTTTATACGAAGCAATGTGCCATTGAAATGAATTGTTTTGAACTTGCGAGAATTGGTGCTGTTTTTGCATTAAATGGACTAGATCCAGAAACTGGGGAAAGATTGATTCCGATACATATCGCAAGAATTTGTAAAACCTTCATGGTCACATGTGGAATGTACAACGCATCTGGTGAATTTGCAATTAAGGTTGGGATCCCTGCTAAAAGTGGTGTAGCAGGAGGTATTCTTGCTGTGGTACCCGAGAAATTCGGGATTGGTATTTTTGGACCATCACTCGATAAAAAAGGAAATAGTATAGCAGGTATAAAACTACTTGAAATTCTTGCTCAACAGTATGATTTTAGTATTTTTTAA
- a CDS encoding PhoH family protein: MSKIYVLDTNVLLQDPYSIFSFEENEVVIPAVVLEEVDSKKRYMDEIGRNARQVSRLIDSFRGTGKLHEKIPLENGGSLRIELNHRSFQQLQDIFIEKTNDNRILAVAKNLSLEEETKENGRTVILVSKDALVRVKADAIGLLSEDFLSDRVVENDHQYTGFMEAYISQDALNRFYEKGELPVSDVSSFTVYPNQFLIMKDELGSSASAIGFVDKSRKKIKKLIFDNDQIWGIKPRNVQQTIAMELLLRKDLPLVTLTGKAGTGKTLIALASGLLQTEDYGHYKKLLVARPIVPVGKDIGFLPGEKEEKLRPWMQPIFDNLEYLFNTKKPGELEAILAGMGSIEVEALTYIRGRSIPDQYIIIDEAQNLTKHEVKTILTRVGEGSKIVLMGDPEQIDHPYLDAYNNGLTYVVERFKDQTISGHIKLIKGERSGLAQLAADLL, encoded by the coding sequence TTGAGTAAAATATATGTGTTAGATACCAACGTCTTGTTACAGGACCCTTATTCGATTTTCTCATTCGAAGAAAATGAAGTGGTTATTCCAGCCGTTGTACTAGAAGAAGTTGATTCAAAGAAACGGTATATGGACGAGATTGGCAGGAATGCAAGACAAGTATCACGGCTGATTGACAGCTTTAGAGGAACAGGCAAACTTCATGAAAAAATCCCTCTTGAAAATGGGGGAAGCTTGCGAATTGAATTAAACCACCGTTCATTCCAGCAGCTCCAAGATATTTTTATTGAAAAAACAAATGACAACAGAATATTAGCAGTAGCAAAAAATCTTTCATTGGAAGAAGAAACAAAGGAAAATGGCCGAACTGTAATATTAGTCAGTAAAGATGCTCTGGTTCGAGTTAAAGCGGATGCCATTGGTCTATTAAGCGAGGATTTTTTGAGTGATAGAGTCGTTGAGAATGACCATCAGTATACAGGTTTTATGGAAGCCTATATATCACAAGATGCTTTAAACCGTTTTTACGAAAAAGGAGAGCTTCCAGTGTCTGACGTTTCATCCTTCACTGTTTATCCAAATCAATTTCTAATTATGAAGGATGAGCTAGGATCGTCAGCATCTGCAATTGGTTTTGTTGATAAATCTAGAAAAAAAATAAAAAAACTGATTTTTGACAATGATCAAATTTGGGGTATAAAGCCACGTAATGTTCAGCAAACCATTGCAATGGAGCTATTATTAAGGAAAGACCTACCGTTAGTAACATTAACAGGTAAGGCCGGTACAGGAAAAACATTAATCGCTTTGGCTTCAGGACTATTGCAAACGGAGGACTATGGGCATTATAAAAAACTTCTTGTTGCTAGGCCGATAGTTCCTGTTGGAAAAGATATTGGTTTTCTTCCCGGAGAAAAGGAAGAAAAGCTAAGGCCATGGATGCAGCCTATCTTTGATAATCTAGAATATTTATTTAATACAAAGAAGCCTGGGGAATTAGAAGCGATTTTAGCAGGAATGGGTTCCATTGAAGTGGAAGCATTGACCTATATTAGAGGTAGAAGTATACCTGATCAATATATTATTATTGATGAAGCCCAAAATTTAACGAAACACGAGGTAAAAACAATTCTTACTCGAGTCGGAGAAGGGAGTAAAATTGTCTTAATGGGTGATCCGGAGCAAATTGATCATCCCTATTTGGATGCTTATAATAATGGGTTAACATACGTTGTGGAGAGATTTAAGGATCAAACGATTTCAGGACATATTAAATTGATAAAAGGGGAAAGATCTGGACTTGCACAATTAGCTGCCGATCTTTTGTAA